In Cyanobium sp. WAJ14-Wanaka, the following are encoded in one genomic region:
- the minE gene encoding cell division topological specificity factor MinE: MTLRDAINKLLGRQPASANTAKQRLQLVLAHDRSDLNPELLQQMRREILEVVSRYVEIDLEEGDVTLETEDRVTALVANLPIRRAKVIATAPEAEQPISGAEISP; this comes from the coding sequence ATGACCCTGCGCGACGCAATCAACAAGCTGCTGGGCCGTCAGCCGGCCAGCGCTAACACCGCCAAACAGCGGCTGCAACTGGTGCTAGCCCACGACCGCAGCGACCTCAATCCGGAGCTGCTGCAACAGATGCGGCGCGAGATCCTGGAGGTGGTGAGCCGCTACGTGGAAATCGACCTGGAGGAGGGCGATGTGACCCTGGAAACCGAGGACCGGGTGACGGCCCTGGTGGCCAACCTGCCAATCCGCAGGGCCAAGGTGATTGCCACTGCTCCAGAGGCGGAGCAGCCAATCAGTGGGGCTGAGATCAGCCCCTAG
- a CDS encoding response regulator transcription factor, producing the protein MAFTPVAHTPFTPAEQRVLAELRRGYSNKGIAALLVVSPRTVESHISQLLAKTSCNSRTQLLLWALGER; encoded by the coding sequence ATGGCCTTTACGCCTGTTGCCCATACCCCGTTCACGCCAGCTGAGCAAAGGGTTCTGGCGGAGCTGCGCCGGGGCTACAGCAATAAGGGGATTGCGGCCCTGCTGGTGGTGAGTCCGCGCACGGTAGAAAGCCACATCTCCCAACTGCTGGCCAAAACCAGCTGCAACAGCCGCACCCAACTGCTTTTGTGGGCCCTAGGGGAAAGGTAA